The following proteins come from a genomic window of Bos mutus isolate GX-2022 chromosome 23, NWIPB_WYAK_1.1, whole genome shotgun sequence:
- the TRERF1 gene encoding LOW QUALITY PROTEIN: transcriptional-regulating factor 1 (The sequence of the model RefSeq protein was modified relative to this genomic sequence to represent the inferred CDS: deleted 1 base in 1 codon), with translation MGDQQLYKTNHVAHGGENLFYQQPPLGVHGGLNHSYGNTVPGAGMDAPQASPISPHFPQDTRDGLGLAVGSKNLGQVDTSRQGGWGGHAGPGNHVQLRGNLTNSNMMWGAPAQAEPTDGYQYTYSQASEIRTQKLTSGVLHKLDSFTQVFANQNLRIQVNNMAQVLHTQSAVMDGAPDSALRQLLSQKPMEAPAAALPSRYQQASQQPHPGFTGGLSKPALQVGQHPSQGHLYYDYQQPLAQMPVQGGQSLQAPQMLSQHMQQLQPHQYYPPQQQTHAGQQRVSMQEMQPLPQQQIRPPQPQPQPQPRQGSMQIPQYYQSPPMIQPLPEPQQPQMHLQPSSYHRDPHQYTPEQAHAVQLIQLGSMPQYYYQEPQQPYGHPVYQQSHLPQHQQPEDGQPKTYPGDRQAQAMLSSHGDLGPPDTGMGDAASSDLNRASSALPHRPLLSPGSIHLNNMGSQHQQLSPSAVWPQMHLPDGRAQPGSPESSGQPKGMFGEQFDAKNKLTCSICLKEFKSLPALNGHMRSHGGMRASPSLKQEEGEKAPAPPPQPQPPLPPPPPPPQLPPEAESLTPMVMPVSVPVKLLPPKPSSQGFANSVAAAPSARDKPASSMSDDEMPVLVRMTLSPPHSPQGAAPNPPAEIPKKHQPGAAKAEEALRSAPAEKKKFRHRPEPLFIPPPPSYTPNLAASHSGATLYQSQLRSPRVLGDHLLLDPAHELPPYTPPPMLSPVRQGSGLFSNVLIAGHGPGAHPQLPLTPLTPTPRVLLCRSNSIDGSNLTVTPGPGEQTVDVEPRINIGLRFQAEIPELQDVSALAQDTHRATLVWKPWPELENHDLQQRVENLLNLCCSSALPGGGTNSEFALHSLFEAKGDVMAALEMLLLRKPVRLKCHPLANYHYAGSDKWTSLERKLFNKALATYSKDFIFVQKMVKSKTVAQCVEYYYTWKKIMRLGRKHRTRLSEIIDDCVTSEEDEEVEEEEDPEEDRKSTREEESELPKSPEPPQGPVLAPAEGPPLQALGQPSGSFICEMPNCGAVFSSRQALNGHARIHGGTNQVTKARGTVPSGKQKPGSAQSGYCSVKSSPSHSTTSGETDPTTIFPCKECGKVFFKIKSRNAHMKTHRQQEEQQRQKAQKAAFAAEMAATIERTTGPVGPQGLLPLDQLSLIKPIKDVDLLDDDVVQQLGGVMAEAEVVDTGLLLDDQASVLLQGDTEL, from the exons ATGGGAGACCAGCAGCTATACAAGACCAATCATGTGGCCCACGGTGGTGAGAACCTTTTCTACCAACAGCCACCACTTGGCGTCCACGGT GGGCTGAACCACAGCTATGGGAATACAGTGCCCGGGGCTGGAATGGATGCCCCTCAGGCATCACCCATCTCCCCCCACTTCCCTCAAGACACTCGGGATGGTCTAGGCTTGGCTGTTGGCTCCAAAAACCTTGGCCAAGTGGATACCTcgaggcagggagggtggggaggccaCGCAGGGCCTGGAAACCATGTCCAGCTACGTGGAAACCTGACCAATTCAAACATGATGTGGGGGGCGCCGGCCCAGGCGGAGCCCACCGATGGCTACCAGTACACCTACTCGCAGGCCAGCGAGATCCGGACCCAGAAGCTCACCAGCGGTGTCCTGCACAAGCTAGACTCTTTCACCCAGGTGTTTGCCAACCAAAACCTGCGAATTCAGGTCAACAATATGGCCCAGGTGCTGCACACCCAGTCAGCAGTAATGGATGGAGCGCCCGACAGCGCCCTCCGCCAGTTGCTGTCCCAGAAGCCCATGGAGGCCCCAGCAGCGGCTCTCCCGTCCCGCTACCAGCAGGCGTCCCAGCAGCCTCACCCTGGTTTCACTGGTGGGCTGTCCAAACCGGCTCTCCAGGTCGGGCAGCACCCGAGCCAAGGGCACCTGTATTACGACTACCAGCAGCCGCTGGCCCAAATGCCGGTGCAGGGCGGACAGTCGCTGCAGGCCCCCCAGATGCTATCTCAGCACATGCAGCAGCTGCAGCCGCATCAGTATTACCCGCCGCAGCAACAGACACACGCCGGGCAACAGCGGGTGTCCATGCAAGAAATGCAGCCGCTGCCACAACAGCAGATTCGCCCGCCACAGCCCCAGCCGCAGCCGCAGCCACGGCAGGGTTCAATGCAGATACCTCAGTATTACCAGTCCCCACCCATGATACAGCCTTTGCCAGAGCCGCAGCAGCCCCAGATGCATCTACAGCCCTCTTCTTATCATAGGGACCCCCATCAATACACCCCAGAGCAGGCGCACGCAGTCCAGCTGATTCAGCTGGGCTCCATGCCCCAGTACTACTACCAGGAGCCCCAGCAGCCCTATGGCCACCCCGTGTACCAGCAGAGCCACCTGCCTCAGCACCAGCAGCCTGAGGATGGTCAGCCCAAGACTTATCCAGGCGACAGGCAGGCCCAGGCCATGCTGAGCTCTCACGGGGACCTGGGACCTCCAGATACAGGAATGGGAGACGCAGCCAGCTCCGACCTGAACCGGGCCAGCAGTGCCCTCCCGCACCGGCCGCTCCTGTCCCCTGGCAGCATCCACCTCAACAACATGGGGTCTCAGCACCAGCAGCTGTCTCCCAGTGCCGTGTGGCCCCAG ATGCACCTACCTGATGGCCGAGCCCAGCCAGGGTCTCCTGAGTCAAG TGGCCAACCCAAAGGAATGTTTGGGGAGCAGTTTGATGCCAAGAACAAGCTGACATGCTCCATCTGCCTGAAGGAGTTCAAGAGCCTGCCCGCCCTGAATGGCCACATGCGGTCCCATGGGGGGATGAGGGCCTCCCCCAGCCTCAAACAG gaggaaggagagaaggcccCGGCGCCTCCGCCTCAGCCCCAGCCGCCACTGCCACCTCCGCCGCCGCCACCTCAGCTCCCTCCCGAGGCGGAAAGCCTCACGCCTATGGTCATGCCCGTGTCTGTCCCTGTCAAGCTTCTCCCGCCCAAGCCCAGCTCTCAGGGCTTCGCCAACAGCGTCGCTGCCGCCCCCTCGGCCAGAGACAAGCCAGCCAGCTCGATGTCGGACGACGAGATGCCCGTGCTCGTGAGGATGACCCTCTCTCCCCCACACTCGCCCCAAGGGGCTGCCCCCAACCCGCCTGCT GAAATTCCCAAGAAGCACCAGCCAGGCGCGGCCAAAGCCGAGGAAGCCCTCAGGAGCGCGCCAGCAGAGAAGAAGAAGTTCCGGCACCGGCCGGAGCCGCTCTTCATCCCGCCACCGCCCTCCTACACGCCCAACCTCGCCGCCTCGCACTCGGGCGCCACCCTGTACCAGAGCCAGCTGCGCTCCCCACGGGTGCTGGGCGACCACCTGCTCCTGGACCCCGCCCACGAGCTGCCCCCCTACACGCCCCCGCCCATGCTCAGCCCGGTGCGCCAGGGCTCGGGGCTCTTCAGCAACGTGCTCATCGCCGGCCACGGCCCCGGCGCCCACCCGCAGCTGCCCCTCACGCCCCTGACGCCCACGCCGCGCGTGCTGCTCTGCCGCTCCA ACAGCATCGATGGCAGCAACCTGACGGTCACCCCGGGGCCTGGAGAGCAGACCGTTGATGTCGAACC ACGCATCAACATTGGCTTGCGATTCCAAGCGGAGATCCCAGAACTCCAGGATGTCTCTGCCCTGGCCCAGGACACACACAGGGCCACACTAGTATGGAAGCCCTGGCCAGAGCTGGAAAACCACGACCTCCAGCAAAGAG TGGAGAATCTCCTGAATTTATGCTGTTCAAGTGCGTTGCCAGGTGGAGGGACCAATTCTGAATTTGCTTTGCACTCTCTCTTCGAGGCCAAAGGTGATGTGATG GCTGCTCTGGAAATGCTGCTGTTGCGGAAACCAGTCAGGTTAAAATGTCATCCTTTAGCAAATTACCACTATGCCG GTTCGGACAAGTGGACCTCCCTAGAAAGAAAACTGTTTAATAAAGCACTAGCCACTTACagcaaagactttatttttgtacaGAAGATG GTGAAGTCCAAGACGGTGGCTCAGTGTGTGGAGTACTATTACACGTGGAAAAAAATCATGAGGTTGGGGAGGAAACATCGGACACGGCTCTCAGAAATCATCGATGACTGTGTG ACGAGTGAAGAAGATGAAGaggtagaggaggaggaggatccGGAAGAAGACAGGAAATCCACaagagaagaggagagtgaattgCCCAAGTCCCCGGAGCCGCCGCAGGGCCCGGTCCTGGCTCCCGCAGAGGGGCCGCCCCTGCAGGCCCTGGGCCAGCCCTCGGGctccttcatctgtgaaatgcccAACTGTGGGGCG GTGTTCAGCTCCCGGCAGGCACTGAACGGCCACGCCCGCATCCATGGTGGCACCAACCAGGTGACCAAAGCTCGGGGCACTGTTCCCTCTGGGAAGCAGAAGCCTGGCAGTGCCCAGAGTGGGTACTGCTCGGTGAAGAGCTCACCCTCCCACAGCACCACCAGCGGCGAGACAGACCCCACCACCATCTTCCCCTGCAAAGAGTGCGGCAA